A window from Peromyscus eremicus chromosome 5, PerEre_H2_v1, whole genome shotgun sequence encodes these proteins:
- the Atxn1l gene encoding ataxin-1-like: MKPVHERSQECLPPKKRDLPVTSEDMGRTASCSTNHTPSSDASEWSRGVVVAGQSQTGARVSLGGDGTEAITGLTVDQYGMLYKVAVPPATFSPTGLPSVVNMSPLPPTFNVASSLIQHPGIHYPPVHYAQLPSTSLQFIGSPYSLPYAVPPNFLPSPLLSPSANIATTHLPHFVPYASLLAEEATPPPQAASPAQPFNKSSSATSPPGQLPHHSNAQPLDLAPGRMPIYYQMSRLPAGYTLHETPTAGASPVLTPQEGQSALEAAAANGQRQRDRNVVRRESEALDSTSSKGEGQGLVPVVEGMVDGQLFSGSQTPQVEVAAPAHRGTPDTDLEVQRVVGTLASQDYRVVAAQRKDEASPLNLSHHTLDHQGEGRGSARNPTELVEKHQARVFYPQSHQEPVKHRPLPKAMVVANGNLVPTGTDPSLLPVGSEILGAPSLDMQARATFPDKEPSPPPVTSSHLPSHFMKGAIIQLATGELKRVEDLQTQDFVRSAEVSGGLKIDSSTVVDIQESQWPGFVMLHFVVGEQQSKVSIEVPPEHPFFVYGQGWSSCSPGRTAQLFSLPCHRLQVGDVCISISLQSLNSNSVSQTGCAPPGQLAIPRERPERTVLGPRELCDSEGKIQPSGEGSRVGEPSQPEPGAQACWPAPSFQRYSAQGEEARAALLRPSFIPQEVKLSIEGRSNAGK; encoded by the coding sequence ATGAAACCTGTTCATGAAAGGAGTCAGGAATGCCTTCCACCAAAGAAACGAGACCTCCCTGTGACCAGCGAGGACATGGGGAGAACTGCCAGCTGCTCCACAAACCACACGCCCTCCAGTGATGCCTCTGAATGGTCCCGAGGGGTCGTGGTGGCCGGGCAGAGCCAGACGGGAGCCAGAGTCAGCCTCGGGGGCGATGGAACTGAGGCCATCACTGGTCTGACAGTCGATCAGTATGGCATGCTGTATAAGGTGGCTGTGCCACCTGCCACCTTTTCACCAACTGGCCTCCCATCTGTTGTGAACATGAGTCCCTTACCCCCCACGTTTAATGTAGCGTCTTCACTGATTCAACATCCAGGAATCCACTATCCCCCAGTCCACTATGCTCAGCTCCCATCCACCTCACTGCAGTTTATTGGGTCTCCTTATAGCCTTCCTTATGCTGTGCCACCTAATTTCCTACCTAgtcccctcctttctccttctgccaACATTGCCACTACTCACCTTCCACACTTTGTGCCATATGCCTCACTCCTAGCCGAAGAAGCTACTCCTCCCCCGcaggctgcatccccagcccagcCGTTTAACAAGTCCTCTTCTGCCACCTCCCCACCCGGCCAGTTGCCACATCACTCCAACGCTCAACCACTGGATCTTGCTCCAGGCCGGATGCCCATTTATTATCAAATGTCTAGGCTACCTGCTGGATATACCTTGCATGAAACTCCAACAGCAGGTGCCAGCCCCGTTCTTACCCCTCAGGAGGGCCAGTCTGCTCTCGAAGCAGCTGCTGCCAATGGACAGAGACAGCGAGATCGAAATGTAGTCCGACGAGAAAGTGAAGCCCTTGATTCCACCAGCAGCAAGGGTGAAGGCCAAGGACTGGTGCCGGTGGTAGAAGGCATGGTGGACGGacagttgttttcaggttctcaGACTCCACAAGTGGAGGTGGCGGCGCCAGCACACCGAGGGACCCCGGACACCGACCTTGAGGTCCAGCGGGTAGTTGGCACTTTAGCTTCTCAGGACTATCGTGTGGTGGCAGCTCAGAGGAAAGATGAAGCCAGCCCTCTTAACCTATCCCATCATACCCTTGACCATCAGGGTGAGGGACGAGGGTCAGCCAGGAATCCTACAGAACTGGTGGAGAAACATCAGGCCCGTGTGTTCTACCCTCAATCCCATCAGGAACCAGTAAAACACAGACCTTTACCCAAAGCAATGGTTGTAGCCAATGGCAACCTGGTGCCCACTGGAACTGACCCTAGCCTGCTGCCTGTAGGCTCGGAGATCCTGGGGGCACCAAGTCTGGACATGCAGGCCAGAGCCACCTTCCCAGACAAGGAGCCGTCACCACCTCCCGTTACCTCCTCCCACTTGCCCTCCCATTTCATGAAAGGCGCCATCATTCAGCTGGCTACAGGAGAGCTGAAGCGGGTAGAGGACCTCCAAACCCAGGATTTTGTGCGCAGTGCCGAAGTGAGTGGGGGGCTGAAGATTGACTCCAGCACAGTTGTGGACATTCAGGAGAGCCAGTGGCCTGGGTTTGTTATGCTGCATTTTGTGGTTGGTGAACAGCAGAGCAAAGTGAGCATTGAGGTGCCTCCCGAGCACCCCTTTTTTGTATATGGCCAGGGTTGGTCCTCCTGCAGCCCTGGGCGGACTGCACAActcttctctctgccctgtcATCGGCTCCAGGTGGGAGATGTCTGCATCTCTATCAGTTTACAGAGCTTGAACAGTAACTCAGTTTCTCAGACCGGCTGTGCTCCCCCAGGCCAGCTGGCTATACCCCGAGAAAGGCCTGAGAGGACAGTCTTGGGGCCCAGAGAACTCTGTGACAGTGAGGGGAAGATCCAACCTTCAGGAGAGGGTTCCCGGGTGGGAGAGCCCTCCCAGCCTGAGCCTGGTGCTCAGGCCTGCTGGCCAGCCCCAAGCTTCCAAAGATACAGCGCGCAAGGGGAGGAGGCACGGGCTGCGCTGCTCCGCCCCTCCTTCATTCCACAGGAGGTAAAGCTGTCCATCGAAGGGCGTTCCAATGCAGGAAAATGA